From Debaryomyces hansenii CBS767 chromosome C complete sequence, a single genomic window includes:
- a CDS encoding DEHA2C08910p (similar to uniprot|P53599 Saccharomyces cerevisiae YNR031C SSK2 Suppressor of Sensor Kinase): protein MVNSSNGSNPLSASSTDSNSAQQQYTNVNNPVSNANHSHRHTAGPKGRRPSLLRNDSSSNSVYTPSNTAGDGSTPMHSSHLKWGSSGTGNNNASSTAINDSHNSTNANSTSLLTPSSNKRQTSHNNSGNNTLSSTGGRARSRSITQTLSHNLQNNNKQYLSQEKAYLKKMKNQFVDDYYTKGITGAEMKEVNNNDEDEDEDEDETNPNGHSDLLADMDDDKYQIDYNLAFTLLKNGKNAININPNRNITQLNADSADDPAVIERLEWQSMLTSVLTGDVVRSEKTKIINNNSPENEQSSFLHATYKENLWFGIHAKLFNRTEDDQRKIIEYRRTLADALFDEVLNFEVNHDDPESNPPRNQVAYILDKYDKCCDLWRTSEDMKNEKPVCRTAEFQDRIDALTAWLSITDAMQRESDSLKVWIGNDEMDITKSRSESGSAPSSEATTPTNTKKIFNEDNKSLAERLMKEKDVYSIFQKRIFFPLAPWMIKSKDTYLRLGHIFETLKLPDYIHDLIQLCLIPMKLIKEIINVRLVYAKKLENPTLMMIDQMIDDFKSYITIALEVKSGIVEYCRPDVGQIWVLSDLFDSENQEFDKVVLKCVKYFFALLNKKLLDSSRSPTNFRTFKEPEELEETWNYLKWLGNLIDGGSVVVAEHITVLTSKLIHRLLAYFNNQIGTPPAKSAGSSDLIRWYSSTTENFGQLRRKLARFTGEISRDFTNSLVFDLSSTPSNRTKNILEVLKSTNHFLVYTGTIETQGTYFFASAELMGNEQEILRIINGSYIGSDPNEANSDFSDLLKMLQLHEDGETDQHPDSVDHLIPNESSDFGYVLALCPPKPIVWEGHIVTIHLENVPITDIKVGQILMITKLPYGSLHMVKEKFLDTVNDFILVGGMMKQVEQRCSLAKVHHELTKINRVFFKMSLSVLDSVKKVRANCKELAAESSCQELINSYFIYARDFGKNSVKNLDSSRKSTVIMKLIQLSIEWVSFVCDDCIPTDRRTFRSCVLALEFAMDMTRGFNVLVLNDEQFYKLKLKVARCMSLLISHFDIMGARSSEAEKKKLLKWSSQRHRIENSADDACIIQAYREDVMREIEEIENYRKDLQEQLSSIGRVLDVTDSEYQFVTLLASSFSSVSIRWQKGRFIGGGTFGHVYAAVNLDTGGVMAVKEIRFHDSQSVKNIVPSIKDEMTILEMLNHPNVVQYFGVEVHRHKVYIFMEFCEGGSLAGLLTHGRIEDEMVIQVYTLQMLEGLAYLHQSGVARRDIKPENILLDHNGVIKFVDFGAAKVIATSGRTLGGGSGGANQGRSMNGTNLNSMTGTPMYMSPEVITGASGSGNGVVDIWSLGCCVLEMATGRRPWTNLDNEWAIMYHIAAGHKPQLPSADQLSEPGRKFISRCLEHDPSNRPGAVELLNDPWIVAIRQAAFVSSDSVSTPSSEVGSDM from the coding sequence ATGGTAAATTCATCTAATGGCTCCAATCCTCTTTCGGCGAGTTCAACGGACCTGAATTCAGcacaacaacaatataCAAATGTCAACAATCCTGTTTCTAATGCTAATCATAGTCACCGTCATACAGCGGGTCCAAAGGGTAGAAGACCATCATTGCTAAGAAATGATTCATCTAGTAATTCTGTTTATACGCCGAGTAATACAGCTGGCGATGGGTCTACGCCGATGCACTCATCGCACCTTAAATGGGGCTCAAGTGGTACtggaaataataatgcCTCGAGTACAGCGATAAATGACTCGCATAATAGCACCAATGCCAACTCAACGTCGTTACTAACTCCTAGTTCCAATAAGAGGCAGACAAGTCATAATAATTCCGGTAATAATACATTGAGTTCTACTGGTGGTAGGGCCCGCTCGCGTTCGATAACCCAGACTCTTTCACACAatttacaaaataataataagcaGTATTTATCACAAGAAAAGGCGTAtttaaagaagatgaaaaacCAGTTTGTGGATGACTACTATACCAAGGGAATCACGGGCGCGGAAATGAAAGAAGtcaacaataatgatgaggatgaggatgaagacGAGGACGAAACCAATCCAAATGGCCACAGTGACTTGTTGGCTGACATGGACGATGATAAATACCAAATTGACTACAATTTAGCATTTACTTTATTGAAGAACGGCAAAAATGccatcaatatcaatcCGAACAGAAATATCACTCAATTAAATGCGGATAGTGCTGATGATCCTGCAGTAATAGAAAGACTTGAATGGCAATCGATGTTAACTTCTGTGCTTACAGGTGATGTGGTGAGATCCGAAAAGAccaaaattatcaacaataataGTCCCGAAAATGAACAAAGTTCATTCTTACATGCAACATATAAAGAGAACTTATGGTTCGGTATTCACGCTAAACTTTTTAATAGAACAGAAGAtgatcaaagaaaaattattgaatatcgTCGTACCCTTGCTGatgcattatttgatgaagttCTAAATTTTGAGGTAAATCATGATGACCCAGAGAGCAATCCACCTAGAAATCAAGTAGCTTatattcttgataaatatgataaatGCTGCGACTTATGGAGAACCCTGGAAGACATGAAGAATGAGAAGCCAGTATGTAGAACTGCTGAATTCCAAGATCGGATTGATGCTTTAACTGCTTGGTTATCTATCACAGATGCAATGCAAAGAGAAAGTGATTCATTAAAAGTATGGATCGGTAATGATGAAATGGACATCACAAAAAGTCGAAGTGAGAGCGGTAGTGCACCATCTTCTGAAGCAACAACGCCaacaaatacaaaaaagatattcaatgaagataacAAATCTTTGGCTGAAAGGCTcatgaaagaaaaagacGTTTATTCTATTTTCCAAAAGCGTATATTTTTTCCATTAGCCCCCTGGATGATTAAGTCAAAGGACACTTACTTGAGATTGGGACATATTTTTGAGACGCTTAAATTACCTGATTATATTCATGACTTGATTCAGTTATGTCTTATACCGATGAAGTtgattaaagaaattataaatGTGAGATTAGTTTACGccaaaaaattggaaaatcCTACATTAATGATGATTGATCAAATGATAGatgatttcaaatcttACATCACTATAGCTTTGGAAGTAAAACTGGGTATTGTTGAATATTGTAGACCAGATGTTGGTCAGATATGGGTGTTGAgtgatttatttgattctgAAAATCAGGAGTTTGATAAGGTAGTTTTAAAATGtgtcaaatatttctttgcattattaaataaaaaattattagataGTTCAAGATCACCCACTAATTTCAGAACTTTCAAAGAAccagaagaattagagGAAACCTGGAACTATCTTAAATGGTTAGGTAACCTTATTGATGGGGGTAGTGTCGTTGTTGCTGAACACATAACCGTATTAACActgaaattaattcataGACTATTAGCCTATTTCAATAATCAAATAGGAACTCCTCCTGCTAAGTCTGCGGGTTCTTCTGATCTAATCAGATGGTACAGTTCAACTACAGAAAACTTTGGGCAATTACGTCGTAAATTGGCAAGATTTACTGGTGAAATTTCTAGAGACTTTACGAATTCCTTAGTTTTTGATCTTTCATCAACACCCAGCAATAGAACTAAAAATATACTCGAAGTTTTGAAGTCGACTAATCATTTCTTGGTATATACTGGTACAATAGAGACACAGGGTACATACTTTTTTGCAAGTGCGGAATTAATGGGTaatgaacaagaaatattaagaataataaatgGTTCTTACATTGGATCGGATCCAAATGAAGCTAATCTGGACTTTTCtgatttgttgaaaatgcTTCAATTACATGAAGATGGGGAAACTGACCAACACCCAGACCTGGTGGATCATTTGATTCCAAACGAATCGAGTGATTTCGGGTATGTCTTGGCATTATGTCCACCTAAGCCAATCGTCTGGGAAGGACACATTGTTACTATTCATCTAGAAAATGTTCCAATTACCGACATTAAGGTGGGGCAAATACTCATGATAACAAAATTGCCTTATGGCAGCTTGCATATGGTTAAAGAAAAGTTTTTGGACACAGTAAACGATTTCATATTAGTGGGTGGTATGATGAAACAAGTTGAGCAAAGATGTTCCTTGGCAAAAGTACATCATGAGTTAACTAAGATCAACAGAGTCTTCTTTAAAATGTCATTGTCAGTTTTGGATTCTGTAAAGAAAGTAAGAGCAAATTGTAAAGAATTGGCAGCTGAAAGTAGTTGTCAAGAGTTGATCAATAGTTATTTTATCTATGCGAGAGACTTCGGTAAGAATTCCGTTAAAAACCttgattcttcaagaaaatctACGGTTATTATGAAGCTTATCCAACTCTCTATTGAATGGGTTAGTTTTGTTTGTGATGATTGTATACCGACTGATAGGAGGACTTTTAGATCGTGTGTTTTGGCTTTGGAATTTGCCATGGATATGACTAGAGGCTTTAACGTTTTGGTTTTGAATGATGAGCAATTCTATAAGCTAAAATTGAAGGTTGCTCGCTGTATGTCGTTGCTTATTTCTCATTTCGATATCATGGGTGCAAGATCCAGTGAAGCtgagaagaagaaattattgaaatggTCTTCTCAAAGACATAGGATTGAAAATTCAGCTGATGATGCATGTATTATTCAAGCATACAGGGAAGATGTCATGagagaaattgaagaaattgagaATTATAGAAAAGACTTGCAAGAACAGTTACTGTCGATTGGTAGAGTCTTAGATGTTACCGATCTGGAATACCAATTTGTTACTCTATTAGCATCTTCCTTTTCTAGCGTTTCTATTAGATGGCAAAAAGGTAGATTTATCGGTGGAGGGACTTTTGGACATGTTTATGCGGCAGTCAATTTGGATACAGGCGGTGTTATGGCAGTTAAGGAAATAAGATTCCACGATAGTCAATCCgttaaaaatattgtaCCTTCAATTAAAGATGAGATGACCATTTTGGAAATGTTGAACCATCCTAATGTCgttcaatattttggtGTTGAAGTTCATCGCCATAAAGTTTACATTTTTATGGAATTCTGTGAAGGTGGTTCCCTTGCGGGATTGTTAACACATGGACGTATAGAAGATGAAATGGTGATACAAGTTTATACTTTACAAATGTTAGAAGGTTTGGCATATTTACATCAATCGGGTGTCGCTCGTCGTGATATCAAACcagaaaatattttactTGACCATAATGGGGTTATCAAGTTCGTTGATTTTGGTGCTGCAAAGGTGATTGCAACAAGTGGAAGAACTCTTGGTGGTGGTAGTGGTGGTGCAAATCAAGGCCGCAGCATGAATGGAACCAACTTAAACTCAATGACTGGTACCCCTATGTATATGTCCCCAGAAGTAATAACCGGTGCATCGGGTTCTGGAAATGGTGTTGTTGATATTTGGTCGTTGGGTTGTTGTGTATTAGAAATGGCTACTGGTCGCAGACCTTGGACCAATCTCGACAATGAGTGGGCCATAATGTATCATATCGCAGCAGGTCATAAGCCACAGTTACCTTCTGCAGACCAATTAAGCGAACCAGGAAGGAAGTTCATATCAAGATGTCTAGAACATGATCCTAGTAATAGACCAGGCGCTGTCGAGTTGTTGAATGATCCTTGGATTGTTGCAATTCGTCAAGCAGcatttgtttcttctgaTAGTGTTAGTACACCATCTTCAGAAGTTGGTTCTGATATGTGA
- a CDS encoding DEHA2C08932p (similar to CA0326|IPF15220 Candida albicans) — translation MVSLFDMMSQKPTFNHLSTSIPSLDSLLMKTISNGIYDFESVPNCTGVSFVVGSLIVSHLSHSSENRAIIIDTLHPFPWHSVVKNEKFQDEWLDNKLISYTADTFAKLFALLMSDKLDGPKESTIVVINNFHELLELYKLELSAAYEEALLKFQVLTNSILINSREKSKAEGYQPKLPEIPAQSALLRENPALKYQSHASTLTNMISQYTYKNSSICILLGYLSSKYQNYRPKPFLTNGSGYDSQVPSSASSSTPLSQARPSSSYGSGRLVLSASLGGNYTPTNSASASMSRKTSSSTNSSLDSFITSRLIFYKDWYHKTPHFKDNHTLQQDEMQKRLISSSQLKMVFAVKTINLHQMGSENGPVYFDYDNGYYDDFEEEDEINGAPETRNIKIIDLSGSTSIPTDGTPEPMPPLQPSIVHSPNTPHPEATGTNGISSHLHDSRIEKERFLPSSPNLTESQINTFLPSTDSQNISKSQLSQLVQENQHEFPEAKNREDLESEIDASDDEIMGSLLVNIVDEATN, via the coding sequence ATGGTTTCGTTGTTTGATATGATGCTGCAAAAGCCGACTTTCAACCATTTATCGACGTCTATACCATCGTTAGATTCgttattgatgaagactATAAGTAATGgtatttatgattttgaaagCGTGCCCAATTGCACTGGTGTTTCATTTGTTGTTGGATCGCTCATAGTATCTCATTTAAGTCATAGCAGTGAAAATCGagccattattattgatactTTGCATCCGTTCCCTTGGCATAGTGTAGTGAAGAACGAAAAATTCCAGGACGAATGGCTAGATAATAAGCTAATATCGTATACGGCGGATACGTTTGCGAAATTATTTGCACTTTTGATGTCAGATAAGTTGGACGGGCCAAAAGAATCGACTATCGTTGTAATAAATAACTTCCATGAACTCCTCGAGCTATATAAATTGGAGTTATCAGCGGCGTATGAAGAAGCGCTCCTAAAGTTCCAGGTGTTAACTAACTCGATCTTAATAAATAGCCGGGAAAAGAGTAAGGCGGAAGGGTACCAGCCTAAGTTGCCTGAAATACCGGCACAATCAGCATTGCTAAGAGAAAATCCGGCTTTGAAGTACCAGTCGCATGCGAGCACCTTAACCAATATGATATCACAGTATACATATAAGAACAGCCTGATATGCATTTTACTTGGATACCTAAGCTCCAAATATCAAAACTATCGTCCGAAGCCATTTTTGACAAATGGGTCTGGGTATGATAGTCAAGTACCGTCTTCAGCATCTTCAAGTACACCATTGTCACAAGCAAGACCATCTCTGAGCTATGGGAGTGGGCGTCTTGTTCTCTCTGCCTCTCTAGGCGGTAATTACACTCCTACAAATTCTGCATCTGCGTCTATGTCGAGGAAGACTTCGAGCTCTACTAATTCTTCGCTAGATAGCTTTATCACCTCGAGACTAATTTTCTATAAGGATTGGTACCATAAAACACCACATTTCAAAGACAACCATACTTTGCAACAAGATGAGATGCAAAAAAGACTAATCAGCTCGTCCCAATTAAAAATGGTCTTTGCAGTAAAAACGATTAATCTACATCAGATGGGATCTGAAAATGGTCCAGTGTATTTTGATTATGATAATGGCTATTacgatgattttgaagaggaagatgaGATCAACGGAGCTCCAGAAACACGTAATATTAAGATCATAGATTTGTCTGGGTCTACTCTGATACCAACAGATGGTACCCCCGAGCCCATGCCTCCATTGCAACCATCCATTGTACATAGTCCAAACACCCCACATCCGGAGGCTACTGGTACAAACGGAATCTCAAGTCATTTACACGATTCAAGAATAGAGAAGGAAAGGTTTCTTCCTTCGTCGCCAAACCTAACAGAGAGTCAGATTAACACGTTCTTACCTTCCACTGATTCACAGAATATAAGCAAAAGCCAGCTTTCGCAATTagttcaagaaaatcaGCATGAATTTCCAGAAGCTAAGAATAGAGAAGATCTCGAGCTGGAAATAGATGCATCTGATGATGAGATTATGGGTTCATTACTAGTAAATATAGTTGATGAAGCTACTAATTAG
- a CDS encoding DEHA2C08954p (highly similar to uniprot|P25382 Saccharomyces cerevisiae YCR072c Protein required for cell viability), whose protein sequence is MATVIPPPSKKQKKEAQKVREVDIVPEDVPNVLIKFQASDTGESIGGSIRVPGGITEKQLEQLLNQLHSETDDPVPYTFALLNKSNEDDKEGNLVDIKDNLYSSVLKPQIKTTEDFMTLVYTPRAVFKVKAITRSNAAIAGHGSTILCCSFAPNDSGRMCSGAGDSTARIWDCNTQTPMHTLSGHSNWVLCVSYSPCGSMIATGSMDSTVRLWDADSGKPLGSALSSHTKWISSLAWEPLHLVQPGSKPRLASGSKDGTVKVWDTTRRVCLLTMSGHTNAVSCVKWTGSNIVYSGSHDKTIKVWDISAGGKCIQTLKSHAHWVNHLSTSTDYVIRKGAFDHTSTKSKTKNLTPEEMRMKALEQYEKVAKLNGVVSERIVTASDDFTMYLWEPLKSSKPICRMTGHQKLVNHVSFSPDGRYIVSCSFDNSIKIWDGIKGTFIGTLRGHVAPVYQSAWSADNRLLVTCSKDTTLKVWDIRTRKLSVDLPGHADEVYAVDWSMDGKRVASGGKDKMIRLWSH, encoded by the coding sequence ATGGCCACAGTAATCCCTCCACCTTCTAAAAAACAGAAGAAAGAAGCACAGAAGGTCCGTGAAGTTGATATAGTTCCCGAAGATGTGCCTaatgtattaataaaattccAGGCCTCAGATACTGGAGAATCTATTGGAGGCTCAATAAGAGTTCCAGGAGGAATAACAGAAAAGCAATTGGAACAGTTATTGAACCAGCTTCATAGTGAGACAGACGATCCTGTCCCATATACGTTtgcattattgaataaaagtAACGAAGATGATAAGGAAGGAAACTTGGTTGACATTAAGGacaatttatattcttcgGTTTTGAAACCACAGATCAAGACCACCGAAGATTTTATGACGTTAGTGTATACGCCCAGAGCTGTTTTTAAAGTCAAAGCAATAACGAGATCGAATGCAGCAATTGCAGGGCATGGGTCTACTATCTTATGTTGCCTGTTTGCTCCAAACGATTCAGGACGTATGTGTTCTGGTGCTGGGGATTCCACCGCCAGAATTTGGGATTGTAATACTCAAACTCCAATGCATACATTGTCGGGACATTCTAACTGGGTATTGTGTGTTTCATACTCTCCATGTGGTTCTATGATTGCAACAGGTTCGATGGATAGTACTGTGCGATTATGGGATGCGGATCTGGGAAAACCACTTGGAAGTGCCTTATCCAGTCATACCAAATGGATCTCGAGTTTAGCATGGGAACCTTTGCATTTAGTCCAACCCGGAAGTAAGCCAAGATTAGCATCTGGGTCGAAAGATGGCACAGTGAAGGTCTGGGACACTACTAGAAGAGTTTGCTTATTAACCATGAGTGGACACACAAACGCCGTTTCATGTGTTAAATGGACTGGTTCTAATATTGTATACAGTGGTTCTCACGACAAAACTATTAAAGTCTGGGATATCCTGGCCGGCGGAAAATGTATTCAAACGTTAAAGAGTCATGCTCATTGGGTCAACCACTTGTCGACTTCTACAGATTACGTTATACGTAAAGGGGCGTTTGACCACACGTCGACAAAATCgaaaacaaagaatttaaCACCAGAAGAAATGCGTATGAAGGCTTTGGAACAATACGaaaaagttgcaaaattgaATGGTGTCGTGAGTGAAAGAATAGTTACTGCCAGTGATGACTTCACTATGTACCTCTGGGAGCCATTGAAGTCGTCCAAGCCTATCTGCCGTATGACGGGACACCAAAAGCTTGTCAACCACGTTTCCTTTTCGCCCGATGGCCGTTATATCGTTTCCTGTTCTTTCGATAACTCAATCAAGATTTGGGACGGTATCAAAGGAACCTTTATCGGAACATTAAGAGGACATGTTGCACCTGTATACCAAAGTGCATGGTCCGCTGATAATAGACTTTTAGTTACTTGTTCCAAGGATACCACCTTAAAGGTTTGGGATATTAGAACTAGAAAGTTAAGTGTAGATTTACCAGGTCATGCTGACGAGGTTTATGCTGTCGACTGGAGTATGGATGGTAAAAGAGTTGCCAGTGGTGGAAAAGATAAGATGATCAGATTATGGTCTCATTGA